In the genome of Brachypodium distachyon strain Bd21 chromosome 3, Brachypodium_distachyon_v3.0, whole genome shotgun sequence, the window TGTGCCAAAGTGTTGAATGATCAGGCTGAGTCTTTGCTATGTGAATACACTCGACAATATATTCAACAACATGAATCTGACCCTGTGAAGAATGACAAGACAATAGTTTAACTTCAACATTTTGAGAATAAGAACTGACAAGTTATTATCATTGACATACTTTTGCATTCGCCTCTGAGAGTATTGTGTTGAAAATCTCTATGTCAGGTTTAATTCCCCCAGTTATGCATATGTCCAACAGATCCAATGCCCCCTCAAAATCCTCTTTCACTAATACAACCTGTCAGGGAATAACAAGACATGAGACTCAAGTAAATGGGGGCCATACATTCAAATCAACTAAACCGAAGGAATCAGTAGTATATTACACAATGAGTAGTAACAGCTCTGTTAACTAGCATTACCTTTATGAGAGATGTAAAAGTAAAAATCGTAGGACATAATCCATCTCGGAGCATCAAGGACAACAAAGCACTAGCTGATTTGAAACATGGCAACAACTTGCAGCACTCTATCATCATGTTATAAATAGCAATATTGGCTGGAAGACCACATGATCTCATGACCTTGAAGGCTCTTATTGCCTTGTGTGTCTGCAAATTAGAAAGAGGTAATGAAATTCAACAAGTTCCACTAGAATCAGACGAGGCATTAAAAAATATCCTTGAAACCTGATGCATACTCCCCAAAATAGGAGAAGAAATAGACCCGGTTCTCGTcacaagaaacaaatttgcaaaaaacaGTAGATCCATACTTCCTTGGCTTTAACCAAAGCGTGCAACACAACTCCGTAGAGACCACTCTTCTGAGAATAAGTCATTTTCCACAAGACATTCTCAGCAACACTGAAGTACCTCAGCATTTCCTCTATCATACCCTCAGCTCCAAAGGCTCGTATCTGAAATAACATAAAGTTGCAAATTAAACATCAAGATCTCAGAACATGCCATCACTGTAAGAAGTATCAAAGATCATACTAACAAGTGATCAAAACCAGAAATTCGGCAATTACACCACGATTCACATGCAAATGATTGAGATATCCTGTTCAAATAAAGTGAAACCTTTTCTTAAAACTCCAAATAAAGTGGAACCTTCCTTCCACTTATTATaaactatttttttaacaGATTAGACACTGGAACTGACAGCGGGTTTGGTACCTTGAAGTGATCAAGATATCACTGCTGGTCAGAAAGAGAGAAGGTTAAGGCAAGCATAAATTATGCTCCTGTCAGCTCCTTCTCTGCCCTAGGTGGCCGGCGCCTATACGTGCGCCCCCACATGACATCTCCTTTCATGGACATGCCAGCataagcaaagaaaaaaacaatgacTTTCGACCAGCTTAGAGCCTGATGTGAGCAAGTAACAAAGCCATACAAATGGAATTATTTCTTAACAGAATGGTTAGCCACTTTTGTTGCATTCTTGCTCCTTACCAGCGCCAAGTGCCAACTCTCTTGATAAATCAATTTCatataaaaagagaaagaagaaaatgtgaCTCCCTGTCTCACAATGACCATAGCAAAGGTCAAGTAGCAACAGGATATTAAAATTATTATTGCCTTAGAAGTAGAGAGTTCTACTGTACATAGCAAAATGTGTGTTTTTCCTAGCAAGAATATTACATGCCATGTACTTCCGTTTCCTCTGAACTGTGCATGAAAACAAGATGAACTTCTATATGGATAGGAAGTAGACATACCAAGTTCCTCATAGACACAAAACTATGTTTGATCTCATGGTTTAACATGTCCATCTCGATTATGCTTATCCTTTTCAAAACCTCAGCATGTGATGGCATATTTCCTTCTTCATAAGGAACATTGACATTGCCAAACACAGAAAAAAGATGCTCGTAAGTCCTGAGATTTGGCTTCAAATCCAACTGTTTCATTTTAGCTAGTATGCGGATAGCCCTTTCTTGCTCATTCTACAAAAAAGAGGGGATTTAGCTCATACTTTCAATGCAAACAAGCAAAGTCGGGCACATTGGTAAcaaaagaaatactccctctgatcctaaattcttgagtcaaatttgcccaaatatggatgtatctattcttaaaaagcgtctagatacatgtaatatttcgacaacaatttaggatcggagggagtattattattGTGAATATGACAAAGCACCAAGTATTAAGGACGGGAAATGACAGAGATTATGATAGACGATATGAGCTGATCAGTAAAAATGACTGAGCTGAAATTTAGATGACGGGAAGGTACGGACACAAACATGACATCTCAGAGAAATCTCTTTCCAGAGCCAATGTATTACCTCAATGTCGCAACCAGAAAGCAAAGCGTTAAAAGCATGTATATACTTCGGTTGTATCTCTGAAATTATTTCCAGAAAATCCTCAGCCAGATCCAACTGTAAACTTTTGCTTTAGCCAACTGAAAGAGCAGCGAGTGTATCATTGTAAGTTCAATACCCCTTCTGTCCATCACTTCAATCTGGAAAGCACGAGGAACTAAACAGCGATTAGCAGTTGCATAAGAACAGATACAGTTCAGTTTTACATGGTAGCTTCCGTGGAGGGATTAATATTACAATATCTATTCAAAATCATAGCATATTACTTttatgcaacaaaaaaaaggtataGCAAAACTATATtcagggtttcaccaaatagTGGTGGAGGACAAACAAATTTTTTGGTGTGGCAATattcaaagaaagaaagtaaaaaagaaagaactagATCTATGAATTGACTAGACCATCCATGATTGCTCTCCTCTATGTCACTGCACCTTTTTTTGGTGTTCCTGATCAATTGTTTAGCCATGGTCTCAGAATAGTGGGTATTTGTGCCTGAATTAAGGTAAGGCTAATGCGATAGCTTGACACATAGGGTCCTCCACCCCTGTCACCAAATAATGGGTGTACAGTGTGCACAATCATATTTAACAAGATATCCTTTCACATAACAGGATATACCACAAGCTTTGGTAACATACCACTTTGATGGCATGTGCAACTCCTTTCCCAGCTACCACACTATTGATAAAACCATCATATGTAAATCTTGACGGCTGAAGTCCAATCTTGCGCATCTGGGAAGAAAGGACAACGAAGAGCACC includes:
- the LOC100824507 gene encoding pentatricopeptide repeat-containing protein At1g76280, coding for MKQLDLKPNLRTYEHLFSVFGNVNVPYEEGNMPSHAEVLKRISIIEMDMLNHEIKHSFVSMRNLIRAFGAEGMIEEMLRYFSVAENVLWKMTYSQKSGLYGVVLHALVKAKETHKAIRAFKVMRSCGLPANIAIYNMMIECCKLLPCFKSASALLSLMLRDGLCPTIFTFTSLIKVVLVKEDFEGALDLLDICITGGIKPDIEIFNTILSEANAKGQIHVVEYIVECIHIAKTQPDHSTLWHTFCAYVDKELYNTAIEALQVLSMRMISLDASILKEKGAVLEDLILGEETDAELRIMKAFEPTEEHIATALLNLRWCITTGSTISWSPEDSLWARRLASSYDGNKRPDVL